GGGATTTAAGAGACTGAGAGCTACCTGCCAGCCATCCAAATGTGACCAACAAACCACCTTCCTGTGACTAAGCTGCTTTGGATCATGCCCAGGAGCTGACTATGACTGTTCAGCCAGCTAACAAGCAGCACAGTACTGCTGAAACGAGCAGGATAAAAGGGGGGGAAGATGATACGTGCATGGAGCAAAGGTATTGCCCACTGCCCACGTGGAttgagcacaggctgtgctgcaaaGGGGGGGGTGCGAGCAGGTTGGGGTGCGCTGAGAAGAAgttccccagagcaggaggcatGTTGGTTTGTCCCCTCTCTGAGGTAGAGACCCTGACTGGGTGTCTGCTCCCCTCCTACCCTCCTGATTCACCAGTGCAAACATTTGGCTCTGTAACTCCAATGCTGTCCCCCCCACCACAGCACACTCCCACAGGCCAGCTCTTGGGCTGCTAAGGAGCCTTAAGACATTTGTTTTGGGAACAGGAGGGCCAAGGCAGCAAGGAGAGGTATGCCACTGGCATTGTCCCATGGTGAATAAGCTGGGATGGAATAAAGCATTTCACTCTGTTGAGAAATTCTTCAATTCATGTTCCAGCTCTTTGCAGCTAGCTAGTAATGGCCTTCCCAAACCTCTAGTCATATCCTGACTGTAGTGCTTAGCAAATGGGCCTCTTGGCCCATTTGCTTGCTCCCAGCATCCGCCTGGGTTCTTGAGTCTGAACCCCAAATAGATGTTGCTTCTGCTGCTTGGCACTTCACAGCTGGGTCTGGCTGCATTCCCCTCTGCTCAGGGTGGGGTGGGAcatgcagggctgcagaggagcactgaggctgcagggtgctggTGTGGGCTAGTGGCAGCCATGTCACCTGGTCATCTCGCAGGGACAGATGAGCTGCCATCCTGAGcttcctggggagggggagatcAAATGAAGCTGTACACAAAGCATTGATGGGGAGAGCTTGTCCCCTTCCTTTGCAAAGCATCCTCTGCAAGACTGTTTTATGTCTGTGCCTTGTAAGCCAGCTGGCTGGCCTTATGGGTAGCCTGTTGATGACCTGAGCTGAGGTGTGGGATCTCTTCTCTGTCAGTATGCTGGGTGCTGGTGAAACGTCCTGGAACTGGGGACTTGGCAGTTAACTGTGAACATGTGTGCTGAGAGGCTGGTCCTCTGTCCTAAGCCAAGCTGCAGAGGTGGAAGGATGCTTTGTGGGGCAGAGAAGGCACTCAGGTCCCCTTGCACAAAGGAGACTCCAGATACATTATTGATTAGAAATGGGAGCACattcctgcagggcagcctgccAGTTGCCTTCAGAGCAGTTGGCTGAAAGCCAGCCTTTCATTCCATGCTTATACTCGATGGGTCAGCAGTCCACTTTTTTGGGAAGGCACAGCTGAGAAGGTCGTGGCAGAGCAGATCTCATCTCTGATTTCACAGCCCTCTCTGCAAGGTGAGGAAAGACTTTAATTAGCCCCAGCAAATGACGTTGTTGTAATGAACCGAAGGATAGAGGCCGTGTTGGCCCCATtccctttctgtgctgctgctggtcctgtTGGTGCCCTTTGCTGTGTCAGCTGTTTGCAGACCTGCAAAGCTCATCTGATAACATTGTTGTGGTCGTTGGAAGAGCAGCCGacatttgaattaattttaaactgcAGCTGTAGCCTCTGCGTAGCCTCTGCAAAGCCCTGTGTGGTTGTACTGCTGACTTGTACCTTTTTCATACCTTTCATTTTGGCTTCCTTCTCTTGCTGACAGCTGAGGATGCTGCACTGTCCACAGGGGATGGCTTTTGGAGAGGGATGAGGGATGTCCTCGGTGCTGGGCTGCCCCACAGCATCCTTGGTCAGTCTCCTTATGAGActgagctcagggaggagcaTCGTGGGGAGGAGCAGTGCTTTGAGGAGCctgctgtgaaaatgaaaccttttgagggatgctctgggtgATTTCCAGAGCTTCTCACATCTATGACAAGTTGTGATTGCCTTTGCTGCAGGGAAAACCCCCAACTTCAAAGGACCTGCCTGGATAGTTCTTACCTCTCATGGAGCCCTCTGGGCACAGACTGGTTGTGGGAAACACCCTGTTCACagtgtgattttattttattttttttctcatgtttaaaGAAGAGGTTTACCATCAAACCCAGTCTGAAACCTTACTGATGGCATTATTGCCTCTGGTGCCTGATTTGAGATGCATTGGAGGCACTGGATTTCCAGGTTATCTTAAACACCTCCCAGACCTGCAGATCACAGATAATGAGGAACACCTGGCTGGCCAGAGCTCCTTTCCTGAGTATCCTTCCTCATCCAGCAAAAGGAATTAGAGCTGAGACTAAACAGTGCTTAGGAAATACTTGTTGAGGGCTATGTGGTATGATAGAGATGAAGCTGCACCTGGTCTGCCAGCGGcaaggctgggaatggggagagcAAGCTGGGAGCTGTCTTCTCTGTGGTTCTGACAGACAAGGAGAAACCTGCTTAGCTGctccctttttcctttgtttttttaattatttttcttttccctcccatttTTGAAAGAGATTGAGTCGTCTCTAATGGAAGCTGAATACCGGCAGAGCATGACCTGGCATCTTTCCAGGGATGCACTTGCTCCATCCCTTTGTTTAGCCAGATCCAAGCCCTCCCTTAATGcatcctccttcctttccctctcgTGGCCTGCAGGATTCCTACAGAAAGCAAGTAGTCATCGATGGAGAGACCTGTTTGTTAGACATCTTGgacactgcagggcaggaggaataCAGTGCCATGAGAGACCAGTACATGAGAACGGGGGAAGGATTCCTGTGTGTCTTCGCCATCAACAACACCAAGTCCTTTGAAGATATTCACCAGTATAGGTCAGTATCCTGGGAAGGGCCCTTTCCCTCTTGCCCTGTGCAAAAGGGAGGCCTTGCTGCTGCACTCTCCTGCCCACCCTTTTAAATCAGGCCCCTTGGTAGAAGCACAGACTGCCAGCAAAGACAATTAGCTCAAGTGGCCATTCCCCAGGGAACAGACAGCGCAGACGGCTAATGTCAGTGACTCCAATAAAACCCTTCTGAAGGGATTGCTTGTGGCCTTTGGGGACCTGGTAATGTAATGTTTAAGTGTTTATGGTGACTAAAGAGAGAGCTGATCCTGTATGACCCCCCTCCATTCCTTCTCTAATTAGTGGAATTGCTTTGTTAGCGCAGTCGATCTCAgctggccccagagctggaaggggaggctgggaaggacagggagagctgcttgccctgctgtcccctgtcacGACCAGGTTGTGATCTTCCAGCTGCACACATGTGTGGAGAGAGTCCTGCCCTACCGGAGCTTGGTTTCAACCAGAGCAAAGATGGAGCAGAAGGGCAGTCAGGGCTCCAGTGAGGTGATTTGCCCAAGAAGATATATGGGGTGGTGACAAAGCAAGGATGCTGTCCCAGTACCCATCCCAATTATCCTCTCTGTTGATGTCACCCTTGCAGAGCTGAAGAGTCAAGGAGGTGATGTAAACACAGCAGGAATCTTCCCTGTTTACCCCGATGCTACTTTAGGGAGGGATCACTCTGCTTGTGCCTTCTTCTGAGCCTTGGCTGCGATGGCAGGCACTTGCAGAGGATGCAGGAGatggctctgcctgtccctgctctgtcactgcccACAAGGGACTGTATATCCCAGTCCCTCATCATAAAACAGGGTCCCAGTAATCCTGTTGTTCCGAGGACAGGCACATCCCTTCCTTGCTTCATAGTCAGAGGTGCTGCTTGGAGCTGCTGAGATGTTTCAATCTCATCCAAAAGGCTGTTCAGTGTAATAGGTGCACAGGTGCACTAATTTGGCTTCTTTTAACTGAACCAAAGGACAAAGGATGGGATTTTCCTAAAGCACCTGAGGGATTGAGCAGCATTCATCCTTTTGCTGGGGCTGGTGCCTGTGAATTGCTTGCAGGATGGCTCAATTTCAAGCCATCATGATGTAAATCATTAGCTTTCATCTCCTTTAGCCTGTGCTCTTTGTGTTTGcacttttaaaagaatattcCCCAGAGAAATGCTGGCTCTCCCTGGTTAGTAACCATTTGGAGGTATCTCTTTTCAGCTAAGTGTAGCCTGTGCACTAAATTTAGTACTTGCATTTGCTGATCAGGATGTTACACAGAACATTTAAATGGCTTTATGGGATATCATACATATAGTCAGACTTCATTTCTATGTTCTACTACATTAGAGAAAGATGATTGAGTCTTTTGTGCATGAATGTCCAGCTGCCTTTGGATGGAGATTTGCATtcaattaaaatgcagaaattggcatttaaaatcttttatttgtTAAATTAAAACCATGTTAAATGTTCTGGACccatgagcaaaaaaaaaaaagaaaaaaaaaagctgttttgcaTCTGAAGTGAAATGATTTATTAAGCAAAGGAAGTTATTATCTATCAGAAGGGAATTGAATGGATTTTTTATAGGCATAATGGCCTTCAAGATTTTAGAAGTGATAGATCTCATCCTCGCCTACCTAGTTCTAGATCCAATGTTGGAATGAAGAAGTGAGCATTACAGCTTTTTTAATTCCCAGTTGGTTTCTCAACTTTGAGTGACCTGAACTAAACTGAAAGGAGCAAATACTGCCTGAGCATCTGCAGAAAAGGTTACTGCTGCCAAAAACTGCTTTATCAGCTCAGCAAATTCTGGTtgcaggaggtttttttttttttaatttttccccccatttGGGGGGGGATTACTTGATCTAAAATGTTGGAAATAGCGCAGGTAACTGCTTgagaattcatttttatttaaccTAAACTATCTTAAGCTCATGTCTTAATATAGATTGTCATAATTCAAGTTGTTTTGTAAATAGCTGCATTTAAAGAGCAGAAGTAAGTTTAGTTTTCATTTCCAGAAGTGCCCTAATTGTTTTGCTATTTACTCACTTGTGTGCCATGGTTATTTACATTTCCCTGAAAGCTCAACACAAGGCATTCAACATGTCAAATCTTAACAAAGAAAACTGGTGGGGAGTGTTCTGGACCTGCTCCTTCAATTCTTCACATCTCCTCCTCTTGCAGGGAGCAGATCAAGAGGGTGAAAGACTCAGATGATGTTCCCATGGTGCTGGTGGGGAATAAATGTGACCTCCCTGCGCGGACAGTGGAGACCCGGCAAGCGCAGGACCTGGCCCGGAGTTACGGGATCCCCTACATAGAAACATCTGCCAAAACCAGACAGGTAGGAGGAGACTTTTAAACAAAAGGctctttttcttgtctttcctttcctccattGCTGCCCTGGAGGGGCAGGAACGGGCAGGCACCACCTTGCAGACAGATGGGTATGAGGGCTGGGCTTAGCTGCTTCCTCAAGGCTAAATGCTCCCTCCCTCAGGAtgttccctcccagtccaaGGTAGAGCCTCCCATCATGAGAAGTGCATCATcatgctgtggcagcagtgaaGAAAAGATGCCTTCTCAGGGCTTTCTCCAAGGCTCTGGAATAAACTTCACAGTCACTGCAGGTCAGCTAAGCTCAGGTCACTTGGTTAACCTCATCCATGGTCTATTTTGGCAGAATATACCAGTGCTGAAAAGACCATGTGGagctcccagagcacagaggtGGAAATGGAACTGACACCTTCAGTGGTCTAGTGGTGGCTTTTCTCTTGGGTGGTAGACCTCATTCAGACTGCTGAGAGCTGATGAATCTCAGGGACTTCAGAGATCCTTATCCTCATGGTTGCTCATTCAATCTTGCTCTCTGTTTGAGGGCCTCACTCAGGTCCTTTTTAGTCTTCCCGGCTTGGTTCTGTACCTTTAACTCTGCAATCTGCACTGCTGGACAGTGCTAGGGACACcttgctggggagcagagccctctcctctctccactGTCCCTCCTCAGAGTGGGCAGCTGCTTCAAGCCCTGCTTTTTCCCCAGGGCGTTGAGGATGCCTTCTACACCTTGGTGCGGGAGATCCGGCAGCACAAGCTGCGCAAGCTGAATCCCCCGGATGAGAGCGGCCCCGGCTGCATGAACTGTAAATGTGTGGTATCGTGACTATGGTAAGTGGTGGAAGCAGTACATGAGGTGCAGTGGGGGAACGttggcagcagggcaggaagtgAGTGTAGATGCACTAGCCAAACAAGTGCAACACGATCAATTTCAGCAGCAGGCATTGTGTTTCGGACTGATATagtgtttttctgtgaaaacacaGGTAAGTCAAAATTCCCACTTCCCTGAGGAAGTGTGTGGCAGGAAAGGGTTGTTTATTTCTCCCCCTCATTTTGTGCAACAAAATTCTATACaactgaatattaaaaaaaatactactttGTTGTGCTTTCCTCAGGAAAGCTTCTTCCCATGCTGCTGTTCTAAAAGAGGAGTTAAGCTGGTGTTGAAGGTGTACAGATCACTGCATGCTCACCAGACTGGCTCTAGAAGGGTTCAGAGGAAGAGCTGGCTGGGTGCATTGCCTCCTAATGCACTCACGTAAATTGCCTCATCCTAAAGCTTTAGAGCAGACCTGTCTCACTGTGAAAAGTCCCGTGTTCCTCAGAAGAGTTTTCCCCATTAGATAAATCCCCTGGGCTATTTG
This sequence is a window from Serinus canaria isolate serCan28SL12 chromosome 5, serCan2020, whole genome shotgun sequence. Protein-coding genes within it:
- the HRAS gene encoding GTPase HRas encodes the protein MTEYKLVVVGAGGVGKSALTIQLIQNHFVDEYDPTIEDSYRKQVVIDGETCLLDILDTAGQEEYSAMRDQYMRTGEGFLCVFAINNTKSFEDIHQYREQIKRVKDSDDVPMVLVGNKCDLPARTVETRQAQDLARSYGIPYIETSAKTRQGVEDAFYTLVREIRQHKLRKLNPPDESGPGCMNCKCVVS